The following coding sequences are from one Lipingzhangella halophila window:
- a CDS encoding 1,4-dihydroxy-2-naphthoate polyprenyltransferase, whose protein sequence is MATLTQWSAGARPRTLPNSIVPVAVGTGVAVGAGTAVWWKALLAMVVALALQVGVNYANDYSDGIRGTDTEERVGPTRLTATRLALPRQVLTAAWAGFAVAAVAGLALVATSSWWLLLVGAAAIVAAWYYTGGSRPYGYRGLGELSVFAFFGVVAVVGTVFVQAGSVPWHGWVVSVPVGLLSCAVLVVNNLRDIHTDAATGKITLAVLIGEAGTRRLYLVCLVAAFAGTMTTAAASPWALIVVLAAPLAVRPARRVIGGQAGNDLILALGETGKLQLAFGALLTAGLALG, encoded by the coding sequence GTGGCCACGCTCACCCAGTGGAGCGCGGGAGCACGCCCGCGCACGCTGCCGAACTCGATTGTGCCGGTGGCGGTCGGCACCGGCGTCGCCGTCGGTGCTGGCACGGCGGTGTGGTGGAAGGCACTCCTCGCGATGGTCGTCGCACTGGCGCTGCAGGTCGGCGTGAACTACGCCAACGACTACAGCGACGGCATCCGGGGGACCGACACCGAGGAGCGTGTGGGCCCCACACGGCTCACCGCGACGCGCCTGGCCCTGCCGCGCCAGGTGCTCACCGCGGCCTGGGCGGGATTCGCTGTCGCCGCGGTCGCCGGGCTGGCCCTGGTGGCGACCTCGTCGTGGTGGCTGCTGCTGGTGGGCGCGGCGGCGATCGTGGCCGCCTGGTACTACACCGGCGGCAGCCGGCCTTACGGGTACCGGGGGCTCGGCGAGCTGTCGGTGTTCGCGTTCTTCGGCGTCGTCGCGGTGGTGGGAACGGTCTTCGTCCAGGCGGGTTCGGTGCCGTGGCACGGCTGGGTGGTGTCCGTGCCGGTCGGTCTGCTGTCGTGTGCGGTTCTGGTGGTCAACAACCTGCGCGACATCCACACGGACGCCGCGACCGGGAAGATCACCCTGGCCGTACTCATCGGTGAGGCCGGGACGCGGCGCCTGTATCTGGTCTGCCTGGTGGCCGCGTTCGCGGGCACGATGACCACCGCCGCCGCGAGCCCGTGGGCGCTCATCGTGGTGCTCGCCGCACCGTTGGCGGTGCGGCCCGCCCGCCGCGTCATTGGCGGGCAGGCCGGCAACGACCTCATCCTCGCCCTGGGCGAGACGGGAAAGCTACAACTGGCGTTCGGAGCGCTCCTCACCGCGGGGCTGGCGCTGGGTTGA
- a CDS encoding GNAT family N-acetyltransferase, translating into MGIQVAAWQSMYADVLPPAVLAELAGSEAGERFREEWRGSLESPPTSWHRILVSTERRTVVGFAALGPAGDPDRWPATDAEIYALHVDPDHIRLGHGSRLLNAAVDHLTDDGFRTVHVWTLEAPNPLRSFIEATGWSPDGARRELDVGESVAMIRFHAAISEQDA; encoded by the coding sequence GTGGGGATTCAGGTCGCGGCGTGGCAGTCGATGTACGCCGACGTGCTGCCCCCTGCGGTGCTGGCGGAGCTGGCCGGCTCCGAGGCGGGCGAGCGGTTCCGCGAGGAGTGGCGCGGCTCCTTGGAGAGCCCGCCCACGTCGTGGCACCGGATCCTGGTGTCCACCGAGCGCCGTACGGTGGTCGGCTTCGCGGCGCTCGGTCCTGCCGGGGACCCCGACCGCTGGCCGGCGACCGACGCCGAGATCTACGCGCTGCACGTCGACCCGGACCACATCCGGCTCGGGCACGGCAGCCGGCTGCTCAACGCGGCCGTCGACCACCTCACCGATGACGGATTCCGCACAGTGCACGTGTGGACCCTGGAAGCGCCGAACCCGCTGCGCTCCTTCATCGAGGCCACCGGCTGGAGTCCCGACGGGGCCCGGCGCGAGCTGGACGTTGGCGAGAGCGTTGCCATGATCCGGTTCCACGCCGCGATCAGTGAACAGGACGCCTGA
- a CDS encoding phage holin family protein, producing MSIIIRVIVNAVALWAAVFLIDGINVTAQSTANQIVVYLAVGAIFGLVNAIIKPIVKTVGCAFYILTLGLIALVVNALLLLLTAWAANLLGLGFTIEGFWPAFWGAIVIAVVSWLLSMFLPDGDERD from the coding sequence GTGAGCATCATCATCCGAGTAATCGTGAACGCGGTGGCCCTGTGGGCTGCGGTGTTCCTGATCGACGGAATCAACGTCACGGCGCAGTCGACGGCGAACCAGATCGTCGTCTATCTGGCCGTCGGGGCCATCTTCGGCCTCGTCAACGCCATCATCAAACCGATCGTGAAGACCGTGGGATGCGCGTTCTACATCCTCACCCTGGGCCTGATCGCCCTGGTGGTGAACGCGCTGCTGCTCCTGCTCACGGCATGGGCGGCGAACCTGCTCGGTCTCGGCTTCACCATCGAAGGCTTCTGGCCGGCCTTCTGGGGCGCGATCGTCATCGCGGTGGTGAGCTGGCTGCTCAGCATGTTCCTGCCGGACGGCGACGAGCGCGATTAG
- the dapA gene encoding 4-hydroxy-tetrahydrodipicolinate synthase encodes MVGSTSPNAPFGQMLTAMVTPMQENGEVDYDGAARLANYLVDDQRNDGLIISGTTGESPTTSDDEKDRLLRAVLEAVGDRAIVVAGVGTNDTRHSIELAEAAERAGAHGVLTVTPYYNKPPQEGLIRHFQAIADATDLPMMLYDIPGRTGVPIASETLVRLAEHPRIVANKDAKNDIGASSWVMERTDLAYYCGEDILNLPLLSVGAVGFVSVVGHIVGGDLHDMIDAYSSGDVDRALAIHRRLTPVYTGIFRTQGVITTKAVLNMFGLPGGSVRTPLADASSELQALLREDLAAAGVKGPIGLAPHQAVPASAVGVERLTEGSA; translated from the coding sequence ATGGTAGGCAGCACTTCGCCGAACGCGCCATTCGGCCAGATGTTGACCGCGATGGTCACGCCCATGCAGGAGAACGGGGAGGTCGACTACGACGGCGCCGCCCGGCTCGCCAACTACCTGGTGGACGACCAGCGCAATGACGGGCTCATCATCAGCGGCACCACGGGTGAGTCCCCGACGACGAGCGACGACGAGAAGGACCGGTTGCTCCGCGCCGTCCTGGAAGCCGTGGGCGACCGCGCGATCGTTGTCGCCGGCGTGGGGACCAACGACACCCGCCACAGCATCGAGCTCGCCGAGGCGGCAGAGCGGGCCGGCGCCCACGGCGTGCTGACCGTCACGCCGTACTACAACAAGCCGCCCCAAGAGGGGCTCATCCGGCACTTCCAGGCCATCGCCGACGCCACCGACCTGCCGATGATGCTCTACGACATCCCCGGCCGCACCGGCGTGCCGATCGCCTCGGAGACCCTGGTCCGGTTGGCCGAGCACCCCCGCATCGTCGCCAACAAGGACGCCAAGAACGACATCGGCGCCAGCTCGTGGGTGATGGAACGCACCGACCTCGCCTACTACTGTGGTGAGGACATCCTCAACCTGCCGCTGCTCTCGGTTGGGGCGGTCGGGTTCGTCAGCGTGGTCGGCCACATCGTCGGCGGCGACCTGCACGACATGATCGACGCCTACTCCTCCGGTGACGTCGATCGCGCCCTTGCGATCCACCGGCGCCTCACCCCGGTCTACACGGGGATCTTCCGTACCCAGGGCGTGATCACCACCAAGGCGGTGCTGAACATGTTCGGGCTACCCGGAGGGTCGGTCCGGACCCCGCTGGCTGACGCCTCTTCCGAGCTGCAGGCGCTGCTGCGCGAGGACCTCGCGGCGGCGGGCGTCAAGGGCCCGATCGGGCTCGCCCCGCACCAGGCGGTGCCGGCCAGCGCAGTGGGAGTCGAACGGCTTACGGAAGGATCCGCATGA
- a CDS encoding ribonuclease J: protein MSHPHPELGPPPPLGAGALRVVALGGLGEIGRNMTVFEYNGKLLLIDCGVLFPEEEQPGVDLILPDFDYIRDRLDDVEALVLTHGHEDHIGAVPFLLRERPDIPLVGSRLTLALLIAKLGEHRIKPETIQVAEGERRSFGAFDLEFLSVNHSIPDALAIAMRTPAGTVLHTGDFKMDQLPLDGRLTDLAGFARVGAEGVDLLLSDSTNAEEPGFVTSERDLSGVIDDVFSQADQRIIVACFASHIHRVQQVLDAAKAHGRKVAFVGRSMVRNMNIARDLGYLFVPADLMVDVRDLDDLDPGEAVLISTGSQGEPMSALTRMANRDHQIRIEAGDTVLLASSLIPGNENSVNRVINGLTRWGAKVVHKGNALVHVSGHAPAGELMYVLNMVKPRNVLPVHGEWRHMRAHAQLARRTGVPDERVVIAEDGVVVDLYEGTARIVGAVDAGYVYVDGASVGDVTESALKDRRILGEEGFVSVVVAVSSTSGKIIGEPEIHTRGSGIDAEAYDHVIPKVQESLEQAAADGITDPAQLRQLVRRRTGRWVNETYRRRPMIVPVIVEI, encoded by the coding sequence ATGAGTCACCCGCACCCCGAACTCGGTCCGCCGCCCCCGCTCGGTGCCGGCGCGCTGAGGGTGGTGGCCCTGGGCGGTCTCGGTGAGATCGGCCGGAACATGACCGTCTTCGAGTACAACGGCAAGCTGCTGCTGATCGACTGCGGTGTGCTGTTTCCCGAGGAGGAGCAGCCCGGCGTTGACCTGATCCTGCCCGACTTCGACTACATCCGCGACCGGCTCGACGACGTCGAGGCCCTCGTTCTCACGCACGGCCACGAGGACCACATCGGCGCGGTGCCGTTCCTGCTGCGCGAGCGGCCCGACATCCCGCTGGTTGGCTCGCGGCTCACGCTGGCGCTGCTGATCGCCAAGCTGGGGGAGCACCGGATCAAGCCCGAGACGATCCAGGTCGCCGAAGGCGAACGCCGCTCGTTCGGCGCGTTCGACCTGGAGTTCCTCTCGGTCAACCACTCCATTCCCGATGCTCTCGCCATCGCCATGCGCACCCCCGCCGGCACGGTGCTGCACACCGGCGACTTCAAGATGGACCAGCTTCCGCTCGACGGCCGCCTGACAGACCTCGCGGGGTTCGCCCGTGTCGGCGCCGAAGGCGTCGACCTGCTGCTGAGCGACTCCACCAACGCCGAAGAGCCCGGCTTCGTCACCAGTGAGCGCGACCTCTCCGGTGTCATCGACGACGTCTTCAGCCAGGCCGACCAGCGCATCATCGTCGCCTGCTTCGCCTCGCACATCCACCGCGTGCAACAGGTGCTCGACGCCGCCAAGGCGCACGGCCGCAAGGTCGCGTTCGTGGGGCGCTCCATGGTCCGCAACATGAACATCGCGCGCGACCTCGGCTACCTGTTCGTCCCCGCTGACCTGATGGTCGACGTCCGGGACCTCGACGATCTCGACCCCGGTGAGGCCGTCCTGATCTCCACCGGGTCGCAGGGTGAGCCCATGTCGGCGCTGACCCGCATGGCCAATCGCGACCACCAGATCCGTATCGAGGCCGGCGACACCGTCCTGCTCGCTTCCTCGCTCATCCCGGGCAACGAGAACTCGGTGAACCGGGTGATCAACGGCCTCACCCGCTGGGGCGCCAAAGTCGTGCACAAGGGCAACGCGCTGGTGCACGTCTCGGGGCACGCCCCAGCGGGCGAGCTGATGTACGTGCTCAACATGGTCAAGCCGCGCAACGTGCTGCCCGTGCACGGCGAGTGGCGGCACATGCGTGCGCACGCGCAGCTGGCCCGGCGCACCGGAGTGCCCGACGAGCGGGTAGTCATCGCCGAGGACGGCGTCGTTGTCGACCTGTACGAGGGCACGGCGCGGATTGTCGGAGCGGTCGACGCGGGCTACGTCTACGTCGACGGCGCCTCCGTTGGCGATGTCACCGAGTCGGCTCTCAAGGACCGCCGGATCCTCGGCGAGGAGGGCTTCGTCTCCGTGGTCGTCGCGGTGTCCTCCACCTCCGGAAAGATCATCGGGGAGCCCGAGATCCACACCCGGGGCTCCGGTATCGACGCCGAGGCCTACGACCACGTGATCCCCAAGGTCCAGGAGTCGCTGGAACAGGCGGCGGCTGACGGCATCACCGATCCCGCGCAGCTGCGCCAGCTCGTGCGGCGCAGGACCGGCCGGTGGGTGAACGAGACCTACCGGCGCCGTCCCATGATCGTCCCGGTGATCGTCGAGATCTGA
- a CDS encoding FtsK/SpoIIIE family DNA translocase has protein sequence MATRAPKNPQRSGGGASKSGGSGKKSSASRKPSGSSSATRARGPQQKAPAEGPVAMLFTGIAQALLLVWKLLAHTVGGIARAVGRSARDLDPDLRRDGLGLVMLALGVLIAAAVWWDTSGPLPEITRTVVVGAFGTFSPVLPLVCVPFAWRLMRTPGNSETDVGRLLIGSSALVVGLLGLIHIGHGVPWPAEGQEEIQRAGGVIGFAASGPLSLLITPWVTGVLLCMLVVFGLLVVTATPVYRIPERMQRLFGELMRRDDGPNSGVDILDGGDPPQKRSREPRPKRKKAEASAEPVSESETVAGSSERPYDTPVVAATEEKVRPPAPAPEPTPAPESAEQLSLPARVVEGDYELPPPQTLKPGSQPKARTKANDAVVEALTGVLDQFKIDAEVTGFTRGPTITRYEIEIGPAVKVEKVTALSKNISLAVKSTDVRIQSPIPGKSAIGVEIPNTDKDIVSLGDVMRSTSATSDDHPLVVGLGKDIEGATVVANLAKMPHVLVAGATGAGKSTCINGFITSIMTRATPDEVRLILVDPKRVELNMYEGIPHLITPIITSPKKAADAMQWVVGEMDRRYDDLAASGYRHIDDFNAAVRTGELTAPPGSEREYEPYPYMVVIVDELADLMMVAPRDVEDAIVRITQLARAAGIHLVLATQRPSVDVVTGLIKANVPSRLAFATSSLSDSRVILDQPGAEKLVGKGDALFLPMGAGKPIRLQNAWVTEKEIRGIVDHCKKQAEPNFREDIGTAEARKKEIDEEIGDDLDLLTQAIELVVTTQFGSTSMLQRKLRVGFAKAGRLMDLMESRSVVGPSEGSKARDVLVKPDDLPGVLAELRGEQT, from the coding sequence ATGGCCACCCGTGCGCCCAAAAACCCCCAGCGTTCCGGTGGCGGAGCGTCCAAGAGCGGCGGTTCGGGCAAGAAGAGTTCGGCGTCCCGCAAGCCGTCGGGATCGTCGTCCGCGACGCGTGCCCGCGGCCCCCAGCAGAAGGCTCCCGCCGAGGGCCCTGTCGCGATGCTGTTCACCGGGATCGCCCAGGCGCTGCTACTGGTCTGGAAGCTCCTCGCCCACACCGTGGGCGGTATCGCGCGCGCTGTAGGGCGCAGCGCGCGCGACCTCGACCCCGATCTCCGGCGCGACGGCCTGGGTTTGGTCATGCTCGCGCTGGGGGTGCTCATCGCCGCGGCCGTGTGGTGGGATACCAGCGGCCCGCTGCCCGAGATCACCCGTACCGTTGTCGTGGGGGCGTTCGGCACGTTCTCGCCGGTGCTGCCGCTGGTCTGTGTGCCGTTCGCCTGGCGGCTTATGCGCACCCCGGGCAACAGCGAGACCGATGTCGGCCGGCTGCTCATCGGGTCCTCGGCGCTGGTGGTCGGGCTGCTCGGGCTGATCCACATCGGCCACGGGGTGCCGTGGCCGGCCGAGGGGCAGGAGGAGATCCAGCGAGCCGGTGGGGTGATCGGGTTCGCCGCCTCGGGGCCGTTGAGCCTGCTCATCACCCCGTGGGTCACCGGGGTGCTGTTGTGCATGCTTGTGGTGTTCGGCCTGCTCGTTGTCACGGCCACACCGGTCTACCGCATCCCGGAGCGCATGCAGCGGCTCTTCGGCGAGCTGATGCGGCGCGACGACGGCCCCAATTCCGGTGTCGACATCCTCGACGGCGGCGACCCCCCGCAGAAGCGCTCCCGCGAGCCGCGGCCGAAGCGGAAGAAGGCCGAGGCGAGCGCCGAGCCGGTCAGCGAGAGCGAGACCGTCGCCGGCAGCTCCGAGCGGCCCTACGACACCCCGGTCGTCGCCGCGACCGAGGAGAAGGTCCGGCCGCCGGCGCCCGCTCCGGAGCCGACCCCGGCGCCCGAGAGCGCGGAGCAGCTCTCGCTTCCCGCGCGTGTCGTCGAAGGCGACTACGAGCTCCCGCCGCCGCAGACGCTCAAGCCCGGCAGTCAACCCAAGGCGCGCACCAAGGCCAACGATGCCGTAGTCGAGGCGCTTACCGGGGTCCTGGACCAGTTCAAAATTGACGCCGAGGTTACCGGTTTCACGCGTGGGCCGACCATCACGCGCTACGAGATCGAGATCGGCCCGGCGGTCAAGGTCGAGAAGGTTACCGCGCTCTCGAAGAACATCTCGCTGGCGGTGAAGAGCACCGACGTCCGGATCCAGTCGCCTATCCCGGGCAAGTCGGCCATCGGTGTGGAGATCCCCAACACCGACAAGGACATCGTCAGCCTCGGCGACGTCATGCGGTCCACCTCGGCCACCTCCGACGACCATCCCCTGGTCGTCGGTCTCGGCAAGGACATCGAGGGCGCCACGGTGGTGGCGAACCTCGCCAAGATGCCGCACGTGCTGGTCGCCGGCGCTACCGGTGCTGGCAAGTCGACCTGCATCAACGGCTTCATCACCTCGATCATGACGCGCGCCACCCCCGACGAGGTGCGCCTCATCCTGGTCGACCCCAAGCGGGTCGAGCTGAACATGTACGAGGGCATCCCGCACCTGATCACGCCGATCATCACCAGCCCCAAGAAGGCCGCCGACGCCATGCAGTGGGTGGTGGGTGAGATGGACCGCCGGTACGACGACCTGGCCGCGTCCGGGTACCGGCACATCGACGACTTCAACGCCGCCGTACGCACGGGGGAGCTCACGGCGCCGCCGGGCAGCGAGCGCGAGTACGAGCCCTACCCCTACATGGTGGTCATCGTGGACGAGCTGGCGGACCTGATGATGGTCGCGCCGCGCGACGTCGAGGACGCCATTGTCCGGATCACCCAGCTCGCCCGGGCGGCGGGCATCCACCTGGTACTGGCCACCCAGCGGCCGAGCGTCGACGTAGTGACCGGCCTGATCAAGGCGAACGTGCCGTCGCGGCTCGCGTTCGCGACATCCAGCCTCTCCGACAGCCGGGTCATTCTGGACCAGCCCGGCGCCGAGAAGCTTGTGGGCAAGGGCGACGCTCTCTTCCTGCCCATGGGAGCGGGAAAGCCCATCCGGCTGCAGAACGCCTGGGTCACCGAGAAGGAGATCCGGGGGATCGTCGACCACTGCAAGAAGCAGGCCGAGCCCAATTTCCGCGAGGACATCGGAACCGCCGAGGCGCGCAAGAAGGAGATCGACGAGGAGATCGGTGACGATCTCGACCTGCTCACGCAGGCCATCGAACTGGTGGTCACCACGCAGTTCGGCTCCACGTCGATGCTGCAGCGCAAGCTGCGTGTCGGGTTCGCCAAGGCGGGACGCCTCATGGACCTCATGGAGAGCCGCAGCGTTGTGGGACCGAGCGAGGGGTCCAAGGCGCGCGACGTCCTTGTCAAGCCGGATGACCTGCCGGGTGTGCTCGCCGAGCTGCGCGGCGAGCAGACGTGA
- a CDS encoding helix-turn-helix domain-containing protein — MATIGQTLAAAREQSGYTLAEISDRTRIRRTVLAALERDDFAPCGGDFYARGHIRAVCRELGIDSAPLIAKFNERDAEGAPLPTEPKIDPGAQRPEPETAAPEAAEPEMAAAAAEPEEAAAAVQYAGPAGPDPVPDQGPGQDPDRAGGRGGSHAAPESSEARRRAWPLLVAAAIVMAAVIAGVQAWPEGGVQWPEGMLPVTKDTRGPEPGTPAPEERPEPESAEAEDAAGDPQEAQRPQESRDEVRVRLHAHDRMWIRVTDADGGDVFTGVLTDGSKKDWSHSDELRMHLGDAGAAQVELNGQRLGKPGPNGEAANLVFDSEGMRNR; from the coding sequence ATGGCAACGATCGGTCAGACCCTGGCCGCCGCCCGAGAACAGTCGGGATACACGCTCGCGGAGATCAGCGACCGCACCCGTATCCGGCGGACCGTTCTCGCAGCGTTGGAACGCGACGACTTCGCGCCCTGCGGCGGGGACTTCTACGCCCGGGGGCATATCCGCGCCGTGTGCCGGGAGCTCGGCATCGATTCGGCGCCGCTGATCGCGAAGTTCAATGAGCGCGACGCCGAAGGGGCACCCCTGCCCACGGAACCCAAGATCGATCCCGGGGCGCAGCGGCCGGAGCCCGAGACGGCGGCCCCCGAGGCCGCCGAGCCGGAGATGGCGGCAGCCGCGGCCGAACCCGAAGAGGCCGCGGCCGCCGTCCAGTACGCCGGGCCCGCGGGTCCTGACCCGGTCCCGGACCAGGGTCCGGGTCAGGACCCGGACCGGGCCGGCGGGCGGGGCGGCTCGCACGCCGCGCCGGAGTCCTCCGAAGCCCGGCGCCGAGCCTGGCCCTTGCTGGTCGCGGCGGCCATCGTCATGGCCGCCGTCATAGCGGGAGTGCAGGCATGGCCCGAGGGCGGTGTCCAGTGGCCCGAAGGCATGCTGCCGGTAACCAAGGACACCAGAGGCCCCGAACCAGGGACGCCCGCACCCGAAGAGCGGCCCGAGCCGGAGTCCGCGGAAGCCGAGGACGCCGCTGGCGATCCCCAGGAGGCACAACGTCCCCAGGAGTCCCGCGACGAGGTGCGGGTGCGGCTGCACGCGCACGACCGGATGTGGATTCGGGTGACCGACGCCGACGGTGGCGACGTCTTCACCGGTGTGCTCACGGACGGCTCGAAGAAGGACTGGAGCCACTCCGATGAGCTGCGGATGCACCTCGGCGACGCCGGAGCCGCCCAGGTCGAACTCAACGGTCAGCGCCTGGGCAAGCCCGGACCGAACGGGGAGGCCGCGAACCTGGTCTTCGACTCCGAGGGCATGCGCAACAGGTGA
- the pgsA gene encoding CDP-diacylglycerol--glycerol-3-phosphate 3-phosphatidyltransferase, whose translation MSPHDPAAMPAPQHIPVWNIANILTVTRLVMVPLFVVCMFLEHPAWRFAAFSVFVLAAVTDRVDGELARRRNLVTDFGKVADPIADKALTGAALVVLSMLGELWWWVTIAILVRELGITALRFAVIRHGVIPASRGGKLKTVLQVVAISVYLFPLPDPLQIVAHVAMAAALAVTLWTGGDYVVQAVRLRGSRGKGAAPS comes from the coding sequence ATGAGCCCGCACGACCCCGCCGCTATGCCGGCCCCGCAACACATTCCGGTGTGGAACATCGCGAACATCCTGACGGTCACCCGGCTCGTCATGGTGCCGCTGTTCGTGGTGTGCATGTTCCTGGAGCACCCCGCCTGGCGGTTCGCCGCCTTCTCGGTGTTCGTGCTCGCCGCGGTGACCGACCGGGTCGACGGTGAGCTCGCCCGGCGCCGCAACCTCGTCACCGACTTCGGCAAGGTGGCCGACCCCATCGCCGACAAGGCCCTCACGGGGGCGGCGCTGGTGGTGCTCTCCATGCTCGGCGAACTGTGGTGGTGGGTCACCATCGCCATCCTGGTCCGCGAGCTGGGGATCACCGCGCTACGGTTCGCTGTCATCCGGCACGGCGTGATCCCGGCCAGCCGCGGGGGCAAGCTCAAGACGGTACTCCAGGTGGTCGCGATCAGCGTCTATCTCTTCCCGTTGCCCGACCCGTTGCAGATCGTCGCGCACGTGGCCATGGCCGCCGCATTGGCCGTCACCCTGTGGACAGGCGGCGACTATGTCGTTCAGGCGGTGCGGCTGCGCGGCTCCCGGGGGAAGGGCGCGGCCCCCTCGTGA
- a CDS encoding CinA family protein produces MTVDAASAAHRALKARAGTVATAESLTGGLIGAALTEVAGASATYQGGVIAYSTALKAELLGVPRALLDEHGAVHPDVAAAMARGVRERLVATFGLAVTGVAGPEPQDGKRVGTVFVAVAGPDEEIGIEEFRFDGQRARVRRQTTEEALRLLGKVVAKNTPN; encoded by the coding sequence GTGACCGTCGACGCCGCGTCCGCCGCGCACCGCGCGCTGAAGGCGCGCGCCGGCACCGTCGCCACCGCGGAGTCCCTCACCGGTGGCCTGATCGGTGCGGCGCTCACGGAGGTCGCGGGCGCATCGGCGACGTACCAGGGCGGGGTGATCGCCTACTCCACCGCTCTCAAGGCCGAGCTGCTGGGGGTCCCGCGCGCCCTGCTCGACGAGCACGGGGCGGTCCACCCCGATGTTGCCGCTGCTATGGCACGCGGCGTCCGCGAACGTCTTGTGGCCACATTCGGACTCGCGGTCACTGGCGTGGCCGGGCCGGAACCGCAAGACGGCAAGCGGGTGGGAACCGTGTTCGTGGCGGTCGCCGGGCCTGACGAGGAGATCGGCATCGAGGAGTTCCGCTTCGATGGGCAGCGTGCCCGGGTTCGCCGCCAGACTACTGAGGAGGCGTTGCGCCTACTCGGTAAGGTAGTGGCCAAGAACACGCCGAACTAG
- a CDS encoding helix-turn-helix domain-containing protein, with amino-acid sequence MMVLLRHLLGDVLRQLRQRQGRTLREVSADARVSLGYLSEVERGQKEASSELLSSICTALGVQLSQVLRDVADQLALVELQETALLSEGAEQIGIDSVPDRVPDVVDMVGV; translated from the coding sequence ATGATGGTCCTGCTTCGTCACCTACTTGGTGACGTGCTACGGCAGCTTCGGCAGCGGCAGGGCCGCACCCTCCGCGAGGTGTCGGCCGATGCCCGGGTGTCGCTGGGCTACTTGTCCGAGGTGGAACGCGGTCAGAAGGAGGCGTCTTCGGAGCTGCTCTCCTCGATTTGCACCGCCTTGGGAGTTCAGCTCTCCCAGGTGCTGCGCGATGTCGCCGACCAGTTGGCTCTCGTCGAACTCCAGGAGACCGCACTACTCAGCGAGGGTGCCGAGCAGATCGGCATCGACTCGGTGCCGGACCGCGTTCCCGATGTCGTCGACATGGTGGGTGTCTAG
- a CDS encoding RrF2 family transcriptional regulator — MRLSARVDYALRAAAELAAANGGPVTAEQLARAQAIPGKFLENILTQLRRASLVRSQRGPVGGYWLARPAAEISLADVIRAVDGPLANVRGERPEHIDYEGAANSLQQVWIALRASERSILERVTLEHVATNKLPESIRHLAEDPEAWAS; from the coding sequence ATGCGCCTTTCTGCCCGGGTCGATTACGCGCTTCGCGCCGCCGCTGAGCTCGCTGCCGCCAACGGTGGTCCCGTCACGGCCGAACAGCTCGCGCGTGCGCAGGCGATCCCCGGAAAATTCCTGGAGAACATCCTTACCCAGCTCCGTCGGGCGAGCCTGGTGCGCAGCCAGCGGGGGCCGGTCGGCGGGTACTGGCTGGCCCGGCCGGCAGCGGAGATTTCCCTGGCCGATGTCATCCGCGCCGTTGACGGACCGCTCGCCAACGTCCGAGGGGAGCGGCCGGAGCACATCGACTACGAGGGGGCCGCCAACAGCCTTCAGCAGGTCTGGATCGCCCTGCGTGCCAGCGAACGCTCCATCCTGGAGCGAGTCACGCTGGAGCACGTCGCGACCAATAAGCTTCCCGAGTCGATCCGGCACCTCGCCGAGGACCCCGAGGCGTGGGCGAGCTGA